CGATGATCGGCAAGGTGCGCGATGTGGCGATCGCAATGATCATCGGCGGGGCAGTGGCGCTGGTGGCGGTATCGACGGTGGCCAGCCGGCCCGACCGCGACGCGGTCAACGAACCGATTGCGGTGTGGCATCTGCTGCACACCTATCCCGACATCAAAATCACAGACTCGGTGGCGGCGATCGTCACTGACTTCCGCGGCACCGATACGCTGTTCGAAATCCTGGTGTTCTCAGCGGCGGGGCTGGGCGTTCTGACGCTGCTGACGCAGCCGGGGATCAACGTGGAGCCGGAACCCGAGCGGCGCGAGTCGAAGCTGGAGACGCCGCTGACGATGCTGGCGCTGCGGCTGGTGCTGCCGTTCGCGCTGCTGGTGGCGGCGTCGCACCTGCTGTATGGCGGAGGCGGCCCGGGGGACGGATTCACGGCAGGGGTGATCGCCGGGCTGGCCGTTTCGCTGAGTTATGTGGTGCGGGGCTTCAACCGGACGCGTTTGGCCTTCCCGTGGCTCAAGCCGCGGCGGTTCATCATCGCCGGGCTGGTGCTGTCACAGGTCAATGCGGTGATCTGGGCGCTGGCCGAAGGACTGCCGTTTATGCGGGTACGCGACTTTGGCGACGCGCCGGCCGGGCTGCATTTCACATCGACACTGCTGTTCGAGGCCGCGATCCTGCTGACGGTGTTCGGGGCGGTGACCCTGATTATGGACACCATCGCGCACCCGGTGGCGGAGGAGGACGAGGGATGAACATCGTTTTCGCGCTGGTCACCGGCGTGTTATTCGGAATGGGCGTGTTTCAACTGCTGCGCCGGGACCTGATCAAGGTGGCGATGGGGTTTTATACGCTGTTTACGGCGATCAACCTGTTCTTTCTGGCGGTGGGCGCGTTCGACGGGACAACGGCGGCGTATGTGGTCGCGGAAAAGGTCGGGACGCTGACCGAGGCCGTCCCGAACGGCGTCCCATCCGACCCGCTGGTACAGGCGCTGCTGCTGACGGCTATTGTGATCAGCTTCGGCAGCTACGCACTGCTGCTGGGCATGCTGAACGTGATCGCGCGGCGCAACCGCTCGCTTAACGCCGACATGCTGAATAATCTGACGAGGTAGGCATGAGTTCTGATAATCCACTGCTCCTCGCACCCATTTTCATACACGTCTTTTGCGGGCTGGTGGCGCTGGCGCTGTGGCGCTTCAACCTGTATCAGCGCATTATCGGAGTCCTGAGCGGGCTGCTGGCGTTGGGATGCACCGCCGCGCTGTCGATGCAGGTGGCCGCGGATGGGGTGCAGGTGTACCGGCTGGGAGGCTGGCAGCCGCCGTACGGGATCGCGCTGGTGGCCGACGGGCTGACCGTATTCTTCAGCCTGATGGTGGGCATCGTGGTGCTGGCGGCGATGGTCTACACCTATTCGTGCCGCGAGAAATCCATGCTGCGGAACGCCTATATGCCGCTGGCGCTGATGCAGGCGGCGGCGCTGAACGGGGCGTTCATCACGGGCGACATCTTCACGTTTTTCGTGTTTATGGAACTGCTGGTGATCACCTCGGTGATCCTGGTCGCCAACAGCGACAATCCCGACGGGATCGAGGCGGCGACCAAGTACCTGCTGATCAGCGCGTCAGGGACGCTGCTGCTGCTGGCCGGGATCGCGATGGTGTATGCCAATTACGGGACGCTGAACATGGCCGACATCGCGCGGCTGGCGGCAGAAGCCGGGGACACCAACCTGGCGGCGGGCGCGGCAATGATGCTGATGTGCGCGTTCCTGCTCAAGAGCGCGGCCTTCCCCTTCCATTTCTGGCAGCCGGATTTCCATACAACCGCCCCTGCCCCGATGTCGGCGCTGCTGTCGTCGGTGGTGGTTAAGGTCGGGGTATACGGCCTGATCCGGCTCACTACGCTGATGTTTCCGGCCTCGGCCGGGGATGTCCGAGCGATCCTGGTGGGATTGGGGCTGGTCGGCATCCTCTTCGGCGGGCTGACGGCAATGCGTACGCACAATCTCAAGCGCGTGCTGGCGTATTCGACGCTGGCGCAAATCGGCTTCATCCTGATCGGGATTGGATGGGGAACGCCGCTGGCGCTGGCAGGAGCGCTGATCTATGCGTTTAACCATGCGCTGATCAAGTCGGCGCTGCTGATGCTGGCAGGGCTGGTGGCGAGCCGGACAACTACCAAGACCTCGGCGCTGGAAAACAGCCACGGCGTTGGTCACGGCATGCCGTGGCCGAGCCTGCTGTTCTTTACCGGCGGGCTGGCGTTGGCAGGCATCCCGCCGCTGAACGGGTTCATCAGCAAGGTCGCGATAGTCCAGGGCGGCGTCGAGGCGGCGCAGACCACGGGTGCGGGGACGACGTGGCTGTGGCTCGCGATGGCGGTGGGCGGCGGGCTCCTCTCACTGATGTATGTGACCCGGACCTGGCAGCTGATTTTCCAGCAGGGGCCGGATAACCTGACGGCAAAACTGAAGCCGTTCAACGAAGGGGATTCGTGGCTGGCGCCCGCGCTGCTGATCGGCGGATGCGTGCTGCTGGGGATTTTCGGCGCGCCACTGGTCGAGGCGGCGCAGACGATTGCTGTACAGATTGGAGCGCCGGTGCATTACATCGTCGCAGTGCTGGGGGGTGGTTCATGAGGCTGGTCACCGTTACGCTCCAATATGTGTTCATTTCGGCAATTATCGGGGTGCTGTGGATGATTATGACGGCACAGCTCAACCTGGCGGGCTGGGGGCTGGGCATGCTGATCAGTCTCGCGCTGCTGGCCGCCGTCCGCGGAAGCCAGGGGATTGACGTGCATCCGTTGCAACTGCCGGTAAGGCTTTTCTGGCTGATTGCGTACCTGGGTGTCCTGACCCTGGATGTGATCAAGACGGGGTGGGACGTGGCGCTGCGTATCCTGGGGATCAGGCCGATCGAATCGGGCATCATCAAGGTGGCCGTCACGGATGAGCGGCAGGAGATCGCAGCGCTGACCGCGCATGGGATCACGATCACGCCGGGGCAGATGGTGGTTGATTTTGACCACGTCGGCGACGAGCGGCACGTTTACGTACACTGCCTCGATGTGCCGGGGTCGCTGGCTACCCTGGAGTCCGACCAGGCCCGGCGGATGCGGTATTTCAAGAGGATACTGGGCGATGGATAACCTGATAAACCTGCTGATCGATGTCGTGTTGATGGTGCTGGTGGCTGCGATGATCCTGTCGGCTGTGCGCGTGTTCCGCGGCGGCACGCCACTCGACCGGTTGCAGGCTTCCGACCTGGTAACCACCATCACGATCGCGCTGGTGGCGGTCGTGGGTTTGGCGCAGGACTCGCCTCTGCTGATCGACCTGGGAATCGCGCTGGCGGCGTTCTCGTTCATCGGGACAATAGCAGTGGCGCGCTTCATGCGGGAAGGCAAGGTGTTCTAAGATGCAGATCATCGGGGGCGCGCTGCTGCTGATCGGCACGTTTTTCGTGGCGGTCGGCGTCTACGGCGTGGTGTTCAAGCTGACCAATGTCTACGAGCGGCTGCACGCGGCGGGGAAAGTGGCGACGCTGGGGCTGGTCAGCATCCTGCTTGGCGTCGCGCTGCTGCAGCCGGCAGTGTGGACCAAGGTGGTCGTCCTGATTGGCTTCATGGTACTGACGTCGCCGGCAGTCAGCCACGCTATCGCCAACGCGGCCCATGACCAGCATATCCCGGCGGGAAAACGCGATGATCTGGACGTCAGCAAGCGAGAGCAGTAGCGAGGAGGGGTATGGCCCACACGATCGTCAGTTCGACCCATCCCCATATCACGCATGTGCGCTTTACCGACCTGCTGACGCAGGACGACCTGCACAGCGACGAGGCGCTGGGCCTTAATGCCGGCAGGTTGACCGGCGTGCTGCTCGACGTCAGGACGATGAAGCTGGACCTGCCTGAGGGGTTCACCAGCGGGGTACAGACCAGCTTTTTCATCAACCCTAACCTGCTTCACCTAGCCGTCGTGATCGAGTCGCCGCTGCTGCGGAGCGTCGCGCTGATGGCCGCCAAGATGATGAAGCAGCGCGACAAACTCAGCCTGCACGATACGCTGGAGAGCGCGGAAACCCACCTGCTGGCCCTGCTTCACAAGCAAGGACTGTAGGCAGGCGCCGAACCGAAGCGCGCCCTTTCCCGACTGACAAGAGCGCGGCAGGGCTTGTATACTGACCGCGTTCAAATGGGGTGTGGTATGACTCTGGCGCAATTCCTGTTGATCCTCGGAGGCATTGGCGCGCTGCTGGTCGCGCTGGCCGTGCAGCGCCGCTGGAAACGCCCGCAAAGCGTGGCGCGCGGCCTGATCGTGAGCTATGTGATTATCGTGCTGGCGCTGGCCGGCGGAGAGCTGTACATGCGCTACGGATACGCCGACTCGCGCATGGAGTTCGGGCTGCACGGCAGCAATTGGGCGAACAAGTACATGGTCAAGAACAGCCTCGGCTACCGCGACCGCGAATGGACCATCGACGAACTGGTGTCGCGCACAACCGTCTTTGTGCTGGGCGACTCGTTCACGGAAGGCTGGGGGCTGAATAACGCCGCCGACCGCTACACGGATGTGTTGCAGGCGCACCTGGGCGACGATTACGCGGTGGTGACGCTGGCCCATGCCGGAGAGGCGACTTTCCACCAGACGCAGAACCTGCTGAATTACCCGTATCCGTCGCCCGACATCGTCATCTGGCAGTATTTCCTCAACGACATCGAGGTCGCCGCGCAGTCGAACGGCATGGAGTGGGATTTCGAGGCGCCGCCGGAGCCGCAGATCGCCCGGGAGTCGTATCTTGCCAGCTTCATCTACTGGCGCGCGAATTACGACAAGCTATTCACCAACGTCCATGACGGGCGGAGCGAGTGGGAGTTCAACTACGCGGCCTACGACAACGCGTTCATCTGGGATGTCCACCGGCAGGAGATCGACCGGCTGATCGCGGAGATCGAAGCACGCGGGGCGCGGCTGATCGTCGTGATCTTCCCGAATATGCTCGATCCGGTGGGCAGCGTGCCATATGTCGACCGGGTCGCGCAGGAATTCGAGGCGCAGGGGATCACGGAAATCCTGAAGCTGACCGACGAGGCCGCCGCGTGGGGCTTACAGGAGCGGATCGTCTCGAACTTCGACTCGCACGCCTCGGTCGCGTTCAACCAGCGCGTCGGCGATATGATCTACGAACAGTTTTTCAAGGGAAGCGATGAGTAAGAAAAGTGACGAGAAGCGATGAGCGGAAAAGCTGAACAGCCACGCGCTTCGATCCTTCAATCGCTTCTCCGCGTCCCGCTGCTCCCCATCCTGCTGGTCCTGCTGCTGGCCGCCGCGATGCGGATCGTCGGCGCGGCGCACAACCCGATCTGGTCAGATGAGGCCTGGAATATGTGGGCGACGGCCGGCGGGTTCGCCGAGATGTTCGAACGGCTGGCGGCCAACCACCACCCTCCGGCGTACTTCCTCGCGCTTGACCTGTGGCCGGCGCTGGCCGGCGAGTCGCGGCTGGCGCTGCGGTTTCTGAGCATCGCGGCGGGGATGCTGGCGGTGGCCGTCGTATATCGCACGGGAAAAGACCATTTCGGGACGGCGGCGGGGATCAGCGCAGCGCTGGTGTTCGCGGTATTTGAGCAGCCGGTATATTACGGCCAATCGGTGCGGCATTATGCGTGGCTGCTGCTGGCCGAAGCGCTGGCGCTGTGGACGTTCCTGCGCGTTCTGCGCCGCCCGACATGGGCGCGATTGGCCGCTTATATGGCCGCGGTGGCTTTCGTCGCCTACAGCGTGTATATCGGGCTGATCGCCGTGGCCGCGCAGGCGGGGGTCGGGCTGGGGGTATGGCGCGCGCCGCTGAAGTCGAAGGTGCGGCTGCTGCTGGCCTACGCGGGGGCGCTGGCCCTGTTCGCGCCGTGGTTAATAGCCGCGCTGCCCGGCGCGCTGCGCAAGATCGAGGCTGGGGCGATCACCGGCTATATCAACAGTATCCCGACGACGGCGGATGGGCTGCTGAAAATGATCGATATCCTGTTGGGCGGACAGGCGGCGCTGGGGCTGGGGTTGATCGCCCTGGCGGTGAGTAGCCGGTTCCTGAGCGCGGAGAAATCTGAGCGGCGCAGCGAGCGGCAGGCGTTTCTCGCCGTC
This DNA window, taken from Candidatus Flexicrinis proximus, encodes the following:
- a CDS encoding monovalent cation/H(+) antiporter subunit G → MQIIGGALLLIGTFFVAVGVYGVVFKLTNVYERLHAAGKVATLGLVSILLGVALLQPAVWTKVVVLIGFMVLTSPAVSHAIANAAHDQHIPAGKRDDLDVSKREQ
- a CDS encoding pesticidal protein Cry22Aa translates to MDNLINLLIDVVLMVLVAAMILSAVRVFRGGTPLDRLQASDLVTTITIALVAVVGLAQDSPLLIDLGIALAAFSFIGTIAVARFMREGKVF
- a CDS encoding SGNH/GDSL hydrolase family protein, coding for MTLAQFLLILGGIGALLVALAVQRRWKRPQSVARGLIVSYVIIVLALAGGELYMRYGYADSRMEFGLHGSNWANKYMVKNSLGYRDREWTIDELVSRTTVFVLGDSFTEGWGLNNAADRYTDVLQAHLGDDYAVVTLAHAGEATFHQTQNLLNYPYPSPDIVIWQYFLNDIEVAAQSNGMEWDFEAPPEPQIARESYLASFIYWRANYDKLFTNVHDGRSEWEFNYAAYDNAFIWDVHRQEIDRLIAEIEARGARLIVVIFPNMLDPVGSVPYVDRVAQEFEAQGITEILKLTDEAAAWGLQERIVSNFDSHASVAFNQRVGDMIYEQFFKGSDE
- a CDS encoding NADH-quinone oxidoreductase subunit K, which encodes MNIVFALVTGVLFGMGVFQLLRRDLIKVAMGFYTLFTAINLFFLAVGAFDGTTAAYVVAEKVGTLTEAVPNGVPSDPLVQALLLTAIVISFGSYALLLGMLNVIARRNRSLNADMLNNLTR
- a CDS encoding Na+/H+ antiporter subunit E: MRLVTVTLQYVFISAIIGVLWMIMTAQLNLAGWGLGMLISLALLAAVRGSQGIDVHPLQLPVRLFWLIAYLGVLTLDVIKTGWDVALRILGIRPIESGIIKVAVTDERQEIAALTAHGITITPGQMVVDFDHVGDERHVYVHCLDVPGSLATLESDQARRMRYFKRILGDG